The Natrinema sp. DC36 genome includes the window GATCGACGACCCGATCAGTGCCAGCGCGGCCGGGACGACGAGTTCGCTCGGCATAAACCGCAGGAGCATCGCTCCCTCGAGAACGCAGATACCGAAGAACACCGCTAACGCGAGCTCCGACGTGAACATCGACTCGAGCCAGGGCGGTAGTCCCTCGGTTTGCAACGGATCCATGCCCGGTTCGTATTCGGTCCTGAATGTAAGCACTGTTGATTCGCCAGCAGCCTCGACCGCGTTCGTCCGAGTCCATTCGGCGACCGAAACCATAAGTTACGTGGTGGGATCGATCGAACCCGTACGCGATGGAACTCGAACGCGGATTGTTTCTCGCGGGCGCGTTCGCGACTCACGCGTTCGTCGGTTACGCCCTCGTCCGCGGACTCACCGACGAAGACCCGCGGATCGGGCTCATCTTCGGCCTTCTCCCTGACGCTGACTTTCTCTTTCCCGCGGGATGGGGATGGCCGTTCGTCCACCGCGGCGTAACCCACACGCCACTGTTCGCGCTCACAATCGTCATCGGCGGCTACGCGGTCGGCCGACGGCTGAATCGAGAGGACTGGCGCGGCCGGGGTCTGGCGGTCGCCGTCGGGCTGGCGATCGGCTCGCACCTCGCGATCGACTCGCTCTCGCCGAAGGGGATCGACTGGCTGTTCCCCCTCCGGACGAGCTGGAGCCCCGGACTGGCGGTTCATAGTCCAACCGCGACGGTACTGCTCTGGGCCGCATCGATCGGTATCCTCGCGTGGGGCGCGGACGAACTCCCGTCGATTCGGTGAGGCCTCGAGTCGGAGACGCGACGCGCGGCAGCCGTGACCACAGGAGCTGTGCGGTCGGTTACCCCGTCGGAACCGCCGCTATCGGCAGCCACACCGTTAGAAGCAGTGACGTGAACAGGGCGGCCGAACCGGCGAGCAGGAACGCGCGATTGATCCGGCCGTTCTTTGATTTGAACCAGTCGAGCGTGACGTGAACCCGCCAGACGGGGGCGAACGGACTGATTCCCATCGGCGTCACGACGTCACCGGCGAGGTGGGCGAGGATACCGCCGGTGCCGACGACGAACCCGAACGCGAACGCGTCCGGCGTCGAGGGGACCGCGATGGCGGTCCCGACGCCGGCGATCAGCCCGACGAGGACGGCGAACCAGACAGTGTGCGTCGGCCCGCGGTGTCGGAGCCACGGCAGCGGCTCATCCATATCCGGGAGGTTGGCCACGCCGACGGCCACGAGCGCCCCGACCAGCGCTAGCTCGAGCGACCAGACGCGGCTCACCAGGGGCAGAAACGGCGCGTACAGCAGGGCGTTGAATCCGGCGTGTCCGTCTCGGTACATACCGACCGACCGACCGTTCATCGGAGCCGGACGGAAATTAACTGCTCGGTCGCTCCGGCGGGCAGGGAGTCGCTACAACGTCCGATCGTCCGCTGTTCGGAGTCACCGCACCGCCCGGACGCCGAACGCCGACACGGCCAGGCCGCCGATCAGGATCGGCATCCAGTAGATCGCACCGCGGAAGATGAGGACGGCCGCGGTGATGACCGATGCCTGGATTCCGGTCGTCGGAACGAGCAGCGTGACGAACGCGGCCTCGATCCCGCCGAGTCCCCCCGGAAGGGGCGCAGCGCCGGCGAGGTTCGCCAGCGGGATGACGAAGAGCAGGACGTACGGCGGGACGGGGGAGCCCAGCGCGGCGAACGCGGCCATGAGCGCGGCGACCTGAAAGAGCCAGCCACAGAGCGACAGTCCGATGACGGCGGACAGTCGCCACCGGTCCGTCGCCACGCGTTCGATGTTCTCGAAGAATCGCCCCAGTCGGTCGGCGATGTCCTCCTCGAGCGTCTCGGACTCGAAGCGCTCGAGCCCCAGCCGGTTGAGTCGGGGGGCGACGATCCCGGGGAGCCGGTCGACGATCGCCTGGTGGTACCGCCAGACGAGCCCCATGCCGATGACGATTCCCGCGATCAGCACGACCGCCGACCCGACCGCCGTCACGAGGCGATCGCCGAGCGCGGCGGTGGTCGCGTAGTAGCCGACGCCGACGAGGATGAGCGAGACCGAGGGAACGACGTTGAGGACGTCGACGCTCGCGATGCCGACGAGGCTGGTCTCGTAGCGGGCGTCGGAGGTTTTCGAGATGAGCAGCGCCGCGACCGGTTCGCCGCCGGCCTGTCCGAACGGGGTGACGTTGTTGGCGAAGACGGCACCGGCGTAGATGAAAAACGACTTCCCGACCGGGATTCCGATGCCGAGCGCGGCGAGGACGGTCCGGAGCATCAGGCTCCAGGCGGCCAGCCAGCAGAGCGCGAGCGCGAACGTCGCGGCGACCAGCGACGGCTCGGCCGACAGCAACGAATCGAGGATGTCGCGCGCGCCGACGACGAAAAAGAGGACGGCAAAGACCGCGATCGTGCCGATGGCCCCGATGATGAACGCCCGCCGATTTCGCTCGTCCATGGCTGGTATGAATCGTCAGTTACCTTGAAACATCTGATCATCGCTGACCGGAGAGCGCGGCCGTGACGGGTGGCCGTTCGTCCCTTCAATCGTTTTATTGGCATGGAGAAAAGTGAGGCCAGTAATGGATAGGACACCGCAATCGAACGTCCTCTTCGTCGTTCTGGATACGGTCCGGAAGGATCGTCTCGAGCCCTACGGGTACGAGCGGGAGACCACGCCCGAGCTGTCCCGGTTCGCCGAGGAGGCGACCGTCTTCGAATCGGCGGTCGCGCCCGCACCGTGGACGCTTCCGGTTCACGCCTCGCTGTTTACCGGTCGGTATCCGAGCCAGCACGGGGCCGACCAGGGGAGTCCGTATCTCGACGACGAGACGACCCTCGCGTCGATCCTCTCGACGGCCGGCTACGACACGGCCTGTTACTCCTCCAACGCCTGGATCACCCCCTACACCGGCCTCACCGACGGGTTCGACGATCAGGACTCGTTCTTCGAGGTTCTCCCCGGCGACGTGCTCTCCGGGCCGCTGGCCAGCGTGTGGCAGACCGTCAACGACAACGACTACCTCCGCGATCTGGCGTCGAAGCTCGTCCACGTCGGCGCGATGGCTCACTCCAAACTCGCCAGCGGCGAGGGGGCGGACTCGAAGACGCCGACGGTGATCGATCGGACCAGGTCCTTCATCGACGACAGCGAGAGCGACGACGGCTGGTTCACCTTCGTCAATCTAATGGACGCCCACCTGCCGTACTACCCGCCCGAGGAGTACCGCGAGGAGTTCGCGCCCGGCGTCGACCCCGACGATGTCTGCCAGAACTCCAAGGAGTACAACTCCGGCGCGCGGGAGATCGACGACGACGAATGGGAGGACATTCGCGGCCTCTACGACGCCGAAATCGCCCACATGGACGCCGAACTCGGCCGCCTGTTCGACTGGCTCCGCGAGACCGGCCAGTGGGAGGAGACGACCGTCGTCGTTGCGGCCGACCACGGCGAACTCCACGGCGAACACGACCTCTACGGCCACGAGTTCGCCCTCTACGACCAGCTCATCAACGTCCCGCTGCTGGTCAAACATCCCGATCTCGAGGCCGACCGGCGCGACGACCTCGTCGAGTTGCTCGATTGTTATCACACGGTGCTCGACGTACTGGACGTCGATCCCGATGCAATCGGACGGACGGACGGTGACGGCCACTCCGACCGCGTCGTCGCTCGCGACTCGACGCGCTCGTTGCTCTCGAGGGAGTATCGCGCGTTCGACGGGGTTGCGGATCCCGACGCCGGCCAGCGCGCCGTCCTCGAGGGCGAGGGGGACGACTACGCGTTCGTCGAGTACGCCCAGCCGGTCATCGAACTGCATCACTTGGAGGAGAAAGCGAGCGAGGCCGGCATCGACCTGCCGGACGATCACCGCGCCTACTCGCGGTTGCGCGCCGCCCGGAGCACGGACGCGAAGTACGTCCGCGCGGACCGCATCCCCGACGAAGGGTACCGGCTCGACGAGGATCCCGCGGAGCGAACGTCGGTCGATCCGGCCGACGACGATATCGTCGCTGCGACCGAACGGGCGCTGGCTCGCTTCGAGGGGGAAGTCGGCGGCGCGTGGGACGACCCGACGGAGACCGACGACGCGGCCGACGCTCTCGACGAGGCCGACGAGGAGACCCGCGATCGGCTGCGGGAGCTCGGCTATCTCGAGTAACGCCTCGGCTCGACGAGCGCGCGGATCGACACGGCGGAACGAAACCGGTGTGTACCGGGAGAATAGGGCCGGTTTCGGTGACTTTCCGGGAACCAATAAGAATACGTAGGTCGACTCAAAAGGTAGCGCCAACTAATGCAGGACCAGCACTTCCTCGAGTCGGATTGGGATTACTGTCTGGTGCTGGATGCGTGCCGGTACGACGTGTTCAGCGACGTATACGACGAGTACCTCGACGGGACGTTGGAGAAGCGCTGGAGCACCGGCTCGTCGACTCCGGAGTGGGCCTATCGGACATTTACCGACGAACACGATATCGCGTACTTCTCGGGGAACCCCTTCATCAACAACCTGGGGATTCCGCTGAACGAACTGAAGTGGGGGGCCAGTTGCGACTACGAGTGGACCGCCTCGGACCACATCAGCGACGTCTTCGACGTGTGGAAGTCCGGCTGGGACGACGACCTCGGGACGGTCCCCCCGGACAGTCTGGCGGAGGCGTACTACGACAATCAGGACGCGGTCGAGACGACGGATCGGACGGTACTCCACTACATGCAGCCACACGCGCCATACCTCTCCCGCGGGAAGGGTCAGAAGCTCAAACAGATCCAGAAGGGAATCCGGAAACAGGAGGAAGCCGAAACGGAACCCGACGGCGGTGGCGGTGCCCTCTCATCGCTCGGCGATACGATCCGCCCGAAGGTGGAGAACACACTCGAGGGCAGCGAACTCGCCCAGAAGGCGGGCCTCTGGCTCGAACTCGACCCAGCCGACCTCGTCAAGAACGGCACTCGGGAGGCCGCCATGGAACTCTACGAGGAGAACCTGCGGATCGCCCTCGAGTCCGTCGCCGACGTGGCTTCGGAGCTGGACGGCAATGTCGTCGTGACCGCGGACCACGGGGAAGCCTTCGGCGAGGAGGGCATCTGGGAACACCACATCGAGACGCACATCCCGGCGCTCATGGAGGTGCCGTGGCTCGAAGTCGAGTAACGCCGCGCTCGGACGGCGACGAGGACACCGCTCGCCGGTTCGCGGCGACGGTCTCGAGGGGTCGACTGTAACCGCACCGATCAGGGGGAATCCGGTATGAAGATCAGCCACTACTTCGAACTCGAAGCGCACGTCACCGGCGGCATTCACGAGTCCGTCGTCCACCAGCGGAAGATGCTGGACCGACTGGACCTCACGTACACGACCGAGCCGACGCTCGAGGCCGACGTCTTTCACTGCAACCT containing:
- a CDS encoding metal-dependent hydrolase, which encodes MELERGLFLAGAFATHAFVGYALVRGLTDEDPRIGLIFGLLPDADFLFPAGWGWPFVHRGVTHTPLFALTIVIGGYAVGRRLNREDWRGRGLAVAVGLAIGSHLAIDSLSPKGIDWLFPLRTSWSPGLAVHSPTATVLLWAASIGILAWGADELPSIR
- a CDS encoding metal-dependent hydrolase; protein product: MYRDGHAGFNALLYAPFLPLVSRVWSLELALVGALVAVGVANLPDMDEPLPWLRHRGPTHTVWFAVLVGLIAGVGTAIAVPSTPDAFAFGFVVGTGGILAHLAGDVVTPMGISPFAPVWRVHVTLDWFKSKNGRINRAFLLAGSAALFTSLLLTVWLPIAAVPTG
- a CDS encoding lysylphosphatidylglycerol synthase transmembrane domain-containing protein, translated to MDERNRRAFIIGAIGTIAVFAVLFFVVGARDILDSLLSAEPSLVAATFALALCWLAAWSLMLRTVLAALGIGIPVGKSFFIYAGAVFANNVTPFGQAGGEPVAALLISKTSDARYETSLVGIASVDVLNVVPSVSLILVGVGYYATTAALGDRLVTAVGSAVVLIAGIVIGMGLVWRYHQAIVDRLPGIVAPRLNRLGLERFESETLEEDIADRLGRFFENIERVATDRWRLSAVIGLSLCGWLFQVAALMAAFAALGSPVPPYVLLFVIPLANLAGAAPLPGGLGGIEAAFVTLLVPTTGIQASVITAAVLIFRGAIYWMPILIGGLAVSAFGVRAVR
- a CDS encoding sulfatase — protein: MDRTPQSNVLFVVLDTVRKDRLEPYGYERETTPELSRFAEEATVFESAVAPAPWTLPVHASLFTGRYPSQHGADQGSPYLDDETTLASILSTAGYDTACYSSNAWITPYTGLTDGFDDQDSFFEVLPGDVLSGPLASVWQTVNDNDYLRDLASKLVHVGAMAHSKLASGEGADSKTPTVIDRTRSFIDDSESDDGWFTFVNLMDAHLPYYPPEEYREEFAPGVDPDDVCQNSKEYNSGAREIDDDEWEDIRGLYDAEIAHMDAELGRLFDWLRETGQWEETTVVVAADHGELHGEHDLYGHEFALYDQLINVPLLVKHPDLEADRRDDLVELLDCYHTVLDVLDVDPDAIGRTDGDGHSDRVVARDSTRSLLSREYRAFDGVADPDAGQRAVLEGEGDDYAFVEYAQPVIELHHLEEKASEAGIDLPDDHRAYSRLRAARSTDAKYVRADRIPDEGYRLDEDPAERTSVDPADDDIVAATERALARFEGEVGGAWDDPTETDDAADALDEADEETRDRLRELGYLE